The window TCGGAGATGAAGGCGGCGTTCTTCGGCGCGCTTTCCGAGCGTTCATTCTGCGCGGTGCGGATGTAGATCTCTTTTTTCTGCGCTGGCGGCGGAGGCGGCAGCATCGGCGGCGGTTCGGGAATGATCTGTTCCGGGAACAGCAGCGTGACCCCCTTTTCCTTCGGCTGTGCCGTGGCCTGCTGCCACAGCCTGCGAGCGGCCTCCCCGGCAAACATCCATGCCAGAACCAAGAACAGCAGCGCATGCACCACCAAGGAGCCGGTGATGGCGATGCGCAGGTTCTTGTCGGATTGGGCGTTTTGGGCTGTCACGTGAAGGCTTATAGTGCTTCCACGCCGCACGGAATCAAACGCTGATTCCAGACTGCCACGCGGCTATTTCTTGAAGATGATCGGGATGATGAGGATGGCGAGGATGTTCACCACCTTGATCATCGGATTCACGGCAGGTCCGGCGGTGTCTTTGTAGGGATCTCCCACAGTGTCGCCGGTGACGGCGGACTGGTGCGCAAAGCTGCCTTTGCCGCCGTGGTTGCCTTCCTCAATGTATTTCTTCGCATTGTCCCAAGCCCCACCGGCGCTGGTCATCGAGATGCCGAGGAACAAACCGGTGACAATCGTGCCGATGAGTACTCCGCCGAGCGCCTCCATGCCGACGTAGGCCATGCCAATCACGAAAACCAGCGGCAGCAGCGCTGGAAGAATCATCTGACGCAGTGCGGCATTGGTGACGATGCCGACGCACTGCGCATAATCAGGAATATCAGTGCCATTGAGAATGCCAGGCTTCGCGGTGATCTGGCGGCGCACTTCGAGCACGACGGCACCTGCGGCGTTGCCCACGGCACTCATGCAGAAGGAGGTGAAGAGGAATGGCAGCAGGCCGCCGATGAACATGCCGATGACGACCCGGTGATCCATCAGGTCAAAGCTTACCTTGTGACCAACGAAGGCCTGCAAATCCTCGACATACGAGCCGAAGAGCACCATGGCAGCCAAACCGGCGCTGGCGATGGCGTAGCCCTTGGTCACCGCCTTCATGGTGTTGCCCACAGCGTCGAGCTCGTCGGTGATCTTGCGTACACTTTCAGGCAGCCCAGACATGACGGCGATACCGCCCGCGTTATCGGTGATCGGACCAAACGCGTCGAGAGAGATGATGATGCCGGAAAGGCTCAGCATCGAAACGACGGCAATCGCGATGCCATACAGCCCCGCGAGATCAAAGCAGCACCAAATCGAGGCGGTGATGGCAAGCACAGGCAGCAGCGTGGCTTGATTCCCAATGCTGATGCCCGCGATGATGTTCGTGGCGTGACCGGTTTCAGAGGCCTTCGCGATCATGCGCACCGGCTTGTGATGGGTGCTGGTGTAGTAGTTCGTGATCCACACGACAAGCAGCGTCATGATCAGGCCGATGGCCGCGCAGTAGAAGATATTCACGCTGGGTACGTCGAGACTGCCGATCTTGAGCGAAGCGCCGAAGATCGAGGAGGTGGCCCACCAAAACAAGGCGGAGGCGATGATGCCGGAAACCACCACACCACACACAAGAGCCGCCGTCGCCTCCTGCTTCACAAAATTCACCCAGCCGATGCCGATCAATGAGGCGATGATGGCCAGTCCGCAAAGCACAAAGGGATAAATCACGGCCGCATCGGTTCCCACGGTCAGATGCCCCACGAGCACGCCGCCAATCAGGCTCACCGCATACGTTTCAAACACGTCCGCCGCCATGCCTGCACAGTCGCCCACGTTGTCGCCCACGTTGTCGGCGATGGTCGCCGGATTGCGAGGATCGTCTTCATTCAAATTCTGTTCGTTCTTGCCCACAAGGTCCGCGCCAACGTCCGCCGCCTTCGTGTAAATACCGCCGCCGAGACGGGCGAATACGCTGATGAGTGAGCTGCCCAGCGCTAGGCCGACGAGGGAGTCAATCGCATGCTTGCCGGCGTTCACGGAGCCGTGTGTCATGCCCTTGACGATCAGATAGAACACGCCAACCGAGAGCAGGCCGAGCGCCACCACGAGCAAGCCCGTCACTGCACCGCCGTTGAAGGCCACTTTCAGCGCCGAGTGACTGCTGACTGATGCCGCCTGCGCCGTGCGCACATTGGCACGCACCGCGACCATCATGCCAATGTAACCGGCAGCCAGGGAGCACAAAGCCCCCACCACAAATCCTGCGGCGGTCAGACCATCACGCAGATACCAGATCGCCGCGAAGATAATCACCGCGATGAGGCTCACAGCCATGATCTGACGATTGAGGTAGGCCTTCGCCCCCTGTTGAATCGCACTGGCGATGGCATGCATCTTTTCGTTGCCAGCATCAGATCCCACGACTTTACGGATCAGGATCAGAGCGAACACGAGACCCACGATGGCCAGGGCGATCGAAAGGGCGATTCCGTTTTGCAGCAGGAAGGATGGAGGCATGTGTGGTTGATGTCGGGTGGTTGGTCCGGGGCTGGTAAAGCCGGGAATCCTAGCGAGTCGAAATTTGGTGGCAAGAACTTGCTCCGTGTTTTGTGAGGCATCTGTTATCTCAAAAGCCATGACATCGGCAACCCAAGTCGATGTCCATGAGTCAAAAAAACATCGAGAAGAGATGCCGGGCATGGACGGCAAGGCCACACGTGCATGATTGATGAGATCTGTGGGCAAGTTTGGTTACAGCCGCAAGCACACCATCAAGCTGTTGAACGCGCATGCAGGCTGGGTGGGGCGGTGAGCAAATGGCGGACGCTGAGGGACAAAGCCCGGCCTCTTGCTCCAGCAGCATATCCCCGTCGGCACCGACCACTGGGACATCACCCAGCCCGGCTACCTGAAAGCCGACATCATGGCGTACTGCAACACCTCGCTAGAGGCCGCCACTTGTCTAAGTCGTCGTAGAATCAGAGTCTGGGATTACACCGACAAAAATGAGCCAACGATAAAGTCAGAAAGTGTCCACGTGTTAATTTAATCGCATCATAAAATCCACCCAATTTATTGATAATGAGTGGCGCACCCGAGAGGATTCGAACCTCTAACCTTCTGATCCGTAGTCAGATGCTCTAATCCGTTGAGCTACGGGTGCGTTATCCTTGACCAGTTTCCACTGCTTGGAAGCAGCGGGCCACGAGACTAAACGAGTGAGTGATTTTGTCAATCAGCGTGACGCATTTTATTCACTCGCTGAGTCAACGAGACTGCTCCAATGTGTGCGCTACACGCAGGACGGTGGCTTCATCAAGCGCCTTGCCGACGATTTGCAGCCCGACGGGCAGCGCACAGCCCTCCACATCAACATTGCCACAGGGAACGCTGATGCCAGGGAGGCCGGCAAGATTGACAGGGATGGTGAACACGTCTTCAAGATAGGCGGCCAACGGATTATCCTTGAGTTCGCCGAGCTTGTGCGCAGGCATCGGGCTGGTGGGCGAGACGATCACATCGACTTTCTTGAATGCCTCCGTGAAGTCATTGCGGATCAGCGTGCGGGCTTTCTGAGCGCGGATGTAATAGGCGTCGTAGTAGCCGGAGCTGAGCACGTAGGTCCCCAGCAGAATGCGCCGCTTCACCTCGGGACCAAAACCCTCCGCACGTGAGAGCATATAATGCTCCATCAAATCCCCTGCACTGCCGTTGCGGTGGCCGTAGCGTACGCC is drawn from Prosthecobacter sp. and contains these coding sequences:
- a CDS encoding sodium-translocating pyrophosphatase, which gives rise to MPPSFLLQNGIALSIALAIVGLVFALILIRKVVGSDAGNEKMHAIASAIQQGAKAYLNRQIMAVSLIAVIIFAAIWYLRDGLTAAGFVVGALCSLAAGYIGMMVAVRANVRTAQAASVSSHSALKVAFNGGAVTGLLVVALGLLSVGVFYLIVKGMTHGSVNAGKHAIDSLVGLALGSSLISVFARLGGGIYTKAADVGADLVGKNEQNLNEDDPRNPATIADNVGDNVGDCAGMAADVFETYAVSLIGGVLVGHLTVGTDAAVIYPFVLCGLAIIASLIGIGWVNFVKQEATAALVCGVVVSGIIASALFWWATSSIFGASLKIGSLDVPSVNIFYCAAIGLIMTLLVVWITNYYTSTHHKPVRMIAKASETGHATNIIAGISIGNQATLLPVLAITASIWCCFDLAGLYGIAIAVVSMLSLSGIIISLDAFGPITDNAGGIAVMSGLPESVRKITDELDAVGNTMKAVTKGYAIASAGLAAMVLFGSYVEDLQAFVGHKVSFDLMDHRVVIGMFIGGLLPFLFTSFCMSAVGNAAGAVVLEVRRQITAKPGILNGTDIPDYAQCVGIVTNAALRQMILPALLPLVFVIGMAYVGMEALGGVLIGTIVTGLFLGISMTSAGGAWDNAKKYIEEGNHGGKGSFAHQSAVTGDTVGDPYKDTAGPAVNPMIKVVNILAILIIPIIFKK